TGCCCGGCCCTGTGCATCGCGGCCGTGGGCGAGGGCGTTGCCGAGCAGGTTGTCCAGCAGCAGCCTGAGGCCCGGTTCCCAGCCGTGCACGGTGAGCCCGGGTGCGGCGTCGAGGGTGATGTCCGCATCCGGGGCGCGGCGGCGGGCCTCGGCGACGGCCGTGTCGGCGAGGTCGGAGAGATCGACGGGCCGGAACGCGTCGGCCTCCACCAGATCCGCCCGGCCCAGGTCCCGCAGCATCACCAGCAGGCCGAGCAGCCGGGCGTGTTCGCGGTGCAGGTCGGCCAGCACCTCGGCGCGCTCCGCCGCCGGCAGATCGGGGTGGCCGGCGAGGATGTCGAGGTTGGTGCCCATGCTCATCAGCGGGGTGCGCAGTTCGTGCGCGGCGGCCGAGGAGAAGGAGCGGGCGGTGTCCAGGGCCTGGCCGGTGCGGGCGGCCTGTTCGTCGTAGCGGGCGAGGACGGTCCTGAGGGTAGCGGCGAGTTCGTCGACCTCCCGCACACCGGTGTGTTCTTCCGGCAGCCGGGCGGTGCTGGTGCGCGGGTCGAGTCCGGCGGTGCGGCGGGTGAGGCGGGCGAGGGGCGCGCTCGCCCCGGCGGCCAGGCCCCAGGCGAGCAGTCCGGACAGGGGCGCGGCGAGCACGGCGGTGAGCAGCACCCGGTTGCGGACGAGCCGGACCTGGGCGCGGTCGGCGGTGTCGGGTGCGAACAGCCACAGGGTGCCGGCGGCGGCGGGGGTGCGGACCTGCCGCACGAGGGCCCGCCAACTGCGCCCGGCGGAGCGGACGGTGACGAAACCGGCGGACGCGTCGGGCAGGGGCACGGACGGGTCCGGCTGGGGGCCGCCCCGGAAGGTGGCGTCCGGTCCGACCAGCCGTACGCCGACGTCGAGGGCCGTGCTGAACAGCCGACGCTCGCGGGTGTCGGCGGCCTTGGGGCGGCCGTTCGCCGAGGCGCGCAGCAGGGCGCGGGCCTCGGGGGCCAGGGCCACGGCGCGCTGCTGCAGGTGCCGGTCCTCGGCCCGGTGCAGGTCCCGGGCGACGAGGCCGAGCAGCAGCCAGCCGGCGGCGAGGACCAGCAGCGGGACGGTGCAGCCGACGGCGAGGGCGATCCGGGTGGAGAGCCTCATGGCCGTTCCCTCAGCACGAAGCCGACGCCGCGCACGGTGTGGATCAGCCGGGGCCGCCCCTCGGCCTCCAGTTTGCGCCGCAGATAGCTGACGAAGGTGTCGACGGCGTCGGTGCGCACGTCGAAGTCGTAGCCCCACACCCGTTCCAGGAGCTGGTCGCGGGTGAGGACGAGCCCGGCGTTGCGGGCGAGCACCTCCAGCAGCTCGAACTCGCGCCGGGTGAGGTCCAGCGGGCTGCCGTCCCGCTCGGCGGTGCGGGCGGCGGGGTCGACGACCAGGTCCGCCACCCTGAGCTGCTCCCGGCCCGCGGGCGGGCGGCGGCGCAGCAGGGCGCGCAGCCGGAGCACCAGTTCCTGCAGGGCGAAGGGCTTGACCAGGTAGTCGTCGCCGCCCGCCTGGAGGCCGGCGATCCGGTCGGCGGTCTCGTCGAGCGCGGAGAGCATCAGCACCGGCAGGTCCCGGCCCTCGTCGCGCAGCCGGGTGCACACCTCGATGCCGCTCATGCCGGGCATCGACACGTCGAGCACCAGCACGTCGGGCGGCAGGTCCCGGATCGCGGCCAGCGCCCGCGACCCGTCGGCGGCGGTGCGCACCGCGAACCCGCTCAGTCTCAGGCCGCGCTCCAGCGAGCGCCGGATGGCCGCGTCGTCGTCGACGACCAGCACCGTGCCCTGGCCCGCCGCGTCCGTCATGTACCCCTCCTCGTCGCCGGGTCAGCGTACGACCCCGCGCCGGGCGCGCGGCAGGCCAGGTGGGCGATCCGGTACGGCGCGCGCAAGCGGCCGCAGCGGCACGGGAGTTGGCGATCAAGCGGGCCATAGAGACAAGTGGTCCAGACCTATTGACCCATGGTCCAGACCTTCCTACTCTCGCAGCACCGTGGGCGTGAAGGCTCAGTCATGCACACGGCATCCCCGACTCCCCCTAGTGAGGAGGCGCAGCATGCGCTTCAGACACAGAGCCGCGGCAGGGTTCGCGACCCTGTTGCTCCCCCTGGCCGGCCTCGTCGGTCTCGCGAGCCCCGCCCAGGCCGCGACCAGCGTCACGGCCACCTACACCAAGTCCAGCGACTGGGGAACCGGCTTCGGCGGCCAGTGGACCATCAAGAACACCGGCTCCACCAGCGTCAGTTCCTGGACCGTCGAGTGGGACTTCCCCTCCGGCACGTCCGTCACCTCAGCCTGGGACGCCGACGTCACCAGCTCCGGCACCCACTGGACCGCCAAGAACAAGTCCTACAACGGCACCATCGCCCCCGGCGCCTCCGTGTCCTTCGGCTTCAACGGCTCCGGATCCGGCTCGCCGAGCAACTGCAGGCTCAACGGCGACAGTTGCGACGGTACGACAGCCCCCGGTGACGCGGCGCCCTCCGCGCCCGGCACTCCCACGGCCTCCGGCGTCACCGACACCTCGGTCAGGCTCTCCTGGGGCGCGGCCACCGACGACAAGGGCATCAAGAACTACGACGTCCTGCGCGACGGCAAGGTCGTCGGCACCGTGACGACCACCTCGTACACGGACAGCGGCCTGACCGCCGGCACCGACTACTCCTACACGGTGCAGGCCCGCGACACCGCCGACCAGACCGGCCCGGTCAGCGGCGCGGTCAGGGTGCACACCACCGGCGGCACCACCACTCCCCCGACCACCGGCGACAAGGTCAAGCTCGGCTACTTCACCGAGTGGGGCATCTACGGCCGCAACTACAACGTCAAGAACCTCGTGACGTCCGGCTCGGCGGCGAAGATCACGCACATCAACTACGCCTTCGGCAACGTCACAGGCGGTCAGTGCGCGATCGGCGACTCCTACGCCGACTACGACAAGGCCTTCACCGCCGACCAGTCGGTGAGCGGTGTCGCCGACACCTGGGACCAGCCGCTGCGCGGCAACTTCAACCAGCTGCGCGAGCTGAAGGCCAAGTACCCGAACATCAAGGTCCTGTGGTCCTTCGGCGGCTGGACCTGGTCCGGCGGCTTCGCCCAGGCCGCGGCCAACCCGGCCGCCTTCGCCGACTCCTGCTACAAGCTGGTCGAGGACCCGCGCTGGGCGGACGTCTTCGACGGCATCGACATCGACTGGGAGTACCCCAACGCCTGCGGCCTGTCCTGCGACACCAGCGGGGCGGCGGCCTTCAAGAACGTGATGGCCGCGCTGCGCGCCAAGTTCGGCTCCAAGGCCCTGGTCACCGCGGCGGTCACCGCCGACGGCTCCTCCGGCGGCAAGATCGAG
This genomic interval from Streptomyces sp. NBC_00557 contains the following:
- a CDS encoding HAMP domain-containing sensor histidine kinase, with amino-acid sequence MRLSTRIALAVGCTVPLLVLAAGWLLLGLVARDLHRAEDRHLQQRAVALAPEARALLRASANGRPKAADTRERRLFSTALDVGVRLVGPDATFRGGPQPDPSVPLPDASAGFVTVRSAGRSWRALVRQVRTPAAAGTLWLFAPDTADRAQVRLVRNRVLLTAVLAAPLSGLLAWGLAAGASAPLARLTRRTAGLDPRTSTARLPEEHTGVREVDELAATLRTVLARYDEQAARTGQALDTARSFSSAAAHELRTPLMSMGTNLDILAGHPDLPAAERAEVLADLHREHARLLGLLVMLRDLGRADLVEADAFRPVDLSDLADTAVAEARRRAPDADITLDAAPGLTVHGWEPGLRLLLDNLLGNALAHGRDAQGRARVRVGVSRAEGGLLVAVDDQGPGVPPDARARIFERFQRGPDSAGSGLGLTLVAQQAALHRGSVTVTDGPDGTGARFTVRLPADGGGLSGDGGGLPGRRDWLIGTAGADRDWPIGTAGANRSQSFPKDRP
- a CDS encoding response regulator transcription factor; the encoded protein is MTDAAGQGTVLVVDDDAAIRRSLERGLRLSGFAVRTAADGSRALAAIRDLPPDVLVLDVSMPGMSGIEVCTRLRDEGRDLPVLMLSALDETADRIAGLQAGGDDYLVKPFALQELVLRLRALLRRRPPAGREQLRVADLVVDPAARTAERDGSPLDLTRREFELLEVLARNAGLVLTRDQLLERVWGYDFDVRTDAVDTFVSYLRRKLEAEGRPRLIHTVRGVGFVLRERP
- a CDS encoding glycoside hydrolase family 18 chitinase — its product is MRFRHRAAAGFATLLLPLAGLVGLASPAQAATSVTATYTKSSDWGTGFGGQWTIKNTGSTSVSSWTVEWDFPSGTSVTSAWDADVTSSGTHWTAKNKSYNGTIAPGASVSFGFNGSGSGSPSNCRLNGDSCDGTTAPGDAAPSAPGTPTASGVTDTSVRLSWGAATDDKGIKNYDVLRDGKVVGTVTTTSYTDSGLTAGTDYSYTVQARDTADQTGPVSGAVRVHTTGGTTTPPTTGDKVKLGYFTEWGIYGRNYNVKNLVTSGSAAKITHINYAFGNVTGGQCAIGDSYADYDKAFTADQSVSGVADTWDQPLRGNFNQLRELKAKYPNIKVLWSFGGWTWSGGFAQAAANPAAFADSCYKLVEDPRWADVFDGIDIDWEYPNACGLSCDTSGAAAFKNVMAALRAKFGSKALVTAAVTADGSSGGKIEAADYAGASQYVDWYNVMSYDFFGAWDAQGPTAPHSPLTSYSGIPKAGFDTADAIAKYKSAGVPASKLLIGIGFYGRGWTGVTQDAPGGTATGPAAGTYEQGIEDYKVLKSSCPVTGTVAGTAYAHCGSNWWSYDTPSTIAGKMSWAKSQGLGGAFFWEFSGDTSNGELVNAISSNL